In one window of Gossypium arboreum isolate Shixiya-1 chromosome 4, ASM2569848v2, whole genome shotgun sequence DNA:
- the LOC108461623 gene encoding pectin acetylesterase 5-like, whose amino-acid sequence MGLLCFPLVSLVIHSFCYNKDKQTKYRTLHCNLFFWSFEAMANPRLRGWRKWAKKDWAIAAVGFTIILFALTLLFDSRNPTSSSSSSTFNLPSNHHLIPLTLLHRAKATGAFCLDGSLPGYHFQEGFGSGSNNWLLHIEGGGWCNSIETCEIRKRTALGSSKYMDRLIPFDGILSHQSSQNPDFYNWNIVKMRYCDGASLAGHPESEFKNGTKLFFRGQLIWEAIMSELLSLGLSKAKQALLTGCSAGGLATLIHCDDFRAHLPKDATVKCLADAGFFLDEPDILGNRTMSNFYHDVVQLQGVAKSLHEECITEMEPSKCIFPQQIIENIRTPLFIVNPAYDFWQIQHILVPAGSDPDGYWRRCRLSIQKCDSTQIENLQGFRSSLLKALSKLQHDKEGGMFINSCFVHCQTWTAETWHSSNSPRINNKTIAESVGDWYFNRKVTKEIDCPYPCNPTCYHMDFTQPS is encoded by the exons ATGGGCTTGTTGTGCTTTCCACTCGTGAGTCTAGTAATCCATTCGTTTTGTTACAATAAAGACAAACAAACGAAATACCGAACTCTCCACTGCAATTTGTTTTTTTGGAGCTTTGAAGCAATGGCAAATCCTAGGCTTCGTGGGTGGAGAAAGTGGGCGAAGAAGGATTGGGCGATCGCAGCCGTGGGATTCACCATCATCCTCTTCGCTCTCACTCTCCTCTTTGATTCTCGAAACCCCAcgtcctcctcctcctcctctacCTTCAATCTCCCCTCCAACCACCATCTCATTCCTTTGACTTTGCTTCACAGAGCCAAAGCTACAGGCGCTT TTTGTTTAGATGGAAGTTTACCTGGATACCATTTTCAGGAGGGCTTTGGTTCTGGCTCTAACAATTGGCTTCTCCACATTGAG GGTGGAGGTTGGTGTAATTCAATAGAAACATGCGAGATTCGAAAAAGAACAGCTTTGGGTTCCTCTAAGTACATGGATCGCCTAATTCCGTTCGATGGGATTTTAAGCCATCAATCTTCGCAAAATCCTG ATTTTTACAATTGGAACATTGTTAAGATGCGTTACTGTGATGGTGCATCTTTAGCTGGCCACCCTGAAAGTGAGTTCAAg AATGGAACTAAGCTTTTCTTCAGGGGCCAACTCATTTGGGAAGCAATTATGAGTGAACTCTTATCACTTGGCTTGTCTAAGGCCAAACAG GCACTTCTTACAGGATGCTCTGCTGGAGGTTTGGCAACTCTTATACATTGTGATGACTTTCGAGCTCATCTGCCAAAGGATGCCACTGTCAAGTGTCTTGCTGATGCAGGTTTTTTCCTTGATGA GCCAGATATTCTTGGAAATCGCACCATGAGTAATTTCTACCATGATGTTGTCCAACTACAG GGTGTAGCAAAAAGTTTGCACGAGGAATGTATCACAGAAATGGAGCCGTCCAAG TGCATCTTTCCTCAACAAATAATCGAAAATATTAGGACCCCATTGTTCATTGTCAACCCCGCCTACGATTTTTGGCAG ATACAACACATCTTAGTCCCCGCCGGATCGGATCCTGATGGCTACTGGAGAAGGTGCAGATTGAGCATTCAGAAATGTGATTCTACCCAGATTGAAAATCTACAAG GTTTCCGTAGTTCCCTGCTTAAAGCACTAAGTAAGCTCCAACATGACAAGGAAGGGGGAATGTTCATAAATTCTTGCTTTGTTCATTGCCAAACATGGACGGCTGAGACATGGCATTCATCCAATTCTCCAAGAATCAACAATAAG ACCATTGCAGAGTCTGTAGGTGATTGGTACTTCAACCGTAAAGTAACGAAGGAGATTGATTGCCCTTATCCTTGCAATCCCACTTGCTATCACATGGACTTCACTCAACCTTCATGA